In a genomic window of Piliocolobus tephrosceles isolate RC106 chromosome 1, ASM277652v3, whole genome shotgun sequence:
- the SV2A gene encoding synaptic vesicle glycoprotein 2A, whose translation MEEGFRDRAAFIRGAKDIAKEVKKHATKKVVKGLDRVQDEYSRRSYSRFEEEDDDDDFPAPSDSYYRGEGTQDEEEGGASSDATEGHDEDDEIYEGEYQGIPRAESGGKGERMADGAPLAGVRGGLSDGEGPPGGRGEAQRRKEREELAQQYEAILRECGHGRFQWTLYFVLGLALMADGVEVFVVGFVLPSAEKDMCLSDSNKGMLGLIVYLGMMVGAFLWGGLADRLGRRQCLLISLSVNSVFAFFSSFVQGYGTFLFCRLLSGVGIGGSIPIVFSYFSEFLAQEKRGEHLSWLCMFWMIGGVYAAAMAWAIIPHYGWSFQMGSAYQFHSWRVFVLVCAFPSVFAIGALTTQPESPRFFLENGKHDEAWMVLKQVHDTNMRAKGHPERVFSVTHIKTIHQEDELIEIQSDTGTWYQRWGVRALSLGGQVWGNFLSCFGPEYRRITLMMMGVWFTMSFSYYGLTVWFPDMIRHLQAVDYASRTKVFPGERVEHVTFNFTLENQIHRGGQYFNDKFIGLRLKSVSFEDSLFEECYFEDVTSSNTFFRNCTFINTVFYNTDLFEYKFVNSRLVNSTFLHNKEGCPLDVTGTGEGAYMVYFVSFLGTLAVLPGNIVSALLMDKIGRLRMLAGSSVMSCVSCFFLSFGNSESAMIALLCLFGGVSIASWNALDVLTVELYPSDKRTTAFGFLNALCKLAAVLGISIFTSFVGITKAAPILFASAALALGSSLALKLPETRGQVLQ comes from the exons ATGGAAGAGGGCTTCCGAGACCGGGCAGCTTTCATCCGTGGGGCCAAAGACATTGCTAAGGAAGTCAAGAAGCATGCGACCAAGAAGGTGGTGAAGGGCCTGGACAGAGTCCAGGACGAATATTCCCGAAGATCCTACTCCCGCTTTGAGGAAGAGGATGACGATGATGACTTCCCTGCCCCCAGTGATAGCTATTACCGAGGAGAAGGGACCCAGGATGAGGAGGAAGGCGGTGCGTCCAGTGATGCTACTGAGGGCCATGACGAGGATGATGAGATCTACGAAGGGGAATATCAGGGCATCCCCCGGGCAGAGTCTGGGGGCAAAGGCGAGCGGATGGCAGATGGGGCACCCCTGGCTGGAGTAAGGGGGGGCTTGAGCGATGGGGAGGGTCCCCCTGGGGGCCGGGGGGAGGCACAACGACGGAAAGAACGAGAAGAACTGGCCCAACAGTATGAAGCCATCCTACGGGAGTGTGGCCACGGCCGCTTCCAGTGGACACTGTATTTTGTGCTTGGTCTGGCGCTGATGGCTGACGGTGTGGAGGTCTTTGTGGTGGGCTTCGTGCTGCCCAGCGCTGAGAAAGACATGTGCCTGTCTGACTCCAACAAAGGCATGCTAG gccTCATCGTCTActtgggcatgatggtgggagCCTTCCTCTGGGGAGGTCTGGCTGACCGGCTGGGTCGGAGGCAATGTCTGCTCATCTCGCTCTCAGTCAACAGCGTCTTCGCCTTCTTCTCATCTTTTGTCCAGGGTTATGGCACTTTCCTCTTCTGCCGCCTCCTTTCTGGGGTTGG GATTGGGGGGTCCATCCCCATTGTCTTCTCCTATTTCTCCGAGTTTCTGGCCCAGGAGAAAAGAGGGGAGCATCTGAGCTGGCTCTGCATGTTTTGGATGATTGGTGGTGTGTACGCAGCTGCTATGGCCTGGGCCATCATCCCCCACTATG GGTGGAGTTTTCAGATGGGTTCTGCCTACCAGTTCCACAGCTGGAGGGTCTTCGTCCTCGTCTGCGCCTTTCCTTCTGTGTTTGCCATTGGGGCTCTGACCACGCAGCCTGAAAGTCCCCGTTTCTTCCTAGAG AATGGGAAGCATGATGAGGCCTGGATGGTGCTGAAGCAGGTCCATGATACCAACATGCGAGCCAAGGGACATCCTGAGCGAGTGTTCTCA GTAACCCACATTAAGACGATCCATCAGGAGGATGAATTGATTGAGATCCAGTCGGACACAGGGACCTGGTACCAGCGCTGGGGGGTCCGGGCCTTGAGCCTAGGGGGGCAG GTTTGGGGgaattttctctcctgttttggtCCCGAATATCGGCGCATCACTCTGATGATGATGGGTGTGTGGTTCACCATGTCATTCAG CTACTATGGCCTGACCGTCTGGTTTCCTGACATGATCCGCCATCTCCAGGCAGTGGACTACGCATCCCGCACCAAAGTGTTCCCCGGGGAGCGCGTAGAGCATGTGACTTTTAACTTCACTTTGGAGAATCAGATCCACCGAGGCGGGCAGTACTTCAATGACAA GTTCATTGGGCTGCGTCTGAAGTCAGTGTCCTTTGAGGATTCCCTGTTTGAAGAGTGTTATTTCGAGGATGTCACATCTAGCAACACGTTTTTCCGCAACTGCACATTCATCAACACTGTGTTCTATAACACTG ACCTGTTTGAGTACAAGTTTGTGAACAGCCGTCTGGTAAACAGCACATTCCTGCACAACAAGGAAGGTTGCCCTCTAGACGTGACAGGGACGGGCGAAGGTGCCTACATGGTATACTTTGTGAGCTTCCTGGGAACACTGGCAGTGCTTCCTGGGAATATCGTGTCTGCCCTGCTCATGGACAAGATCGGCAGGCTCAGAATGCTTG CTGGCTCCAGCGTGATGTCCTGTGTCTCCTGCTTCTTCCTGTCTTTTGGGAACAGCGAGTCAGCCATGATCGCTCTGCTCTGCCTTTTTGGTGGGGTCAGCATTGCATCCTGGAATGCGCTGGACGTGTTGACTGTCGAACTCTACCCCTCAGACAAGAG GACCACAGCTTTCGGCTTCCTGAATGCCCTGTGTAAGCTGGCAGCTGTGCTGGGGATCAGCATCTTCACATCCTTCGTGGGAATCACCAAGGCTGCCCCCATCCTCTTTGCCTCAGCTGCCCTTGCCCTTGGCAGCTCTCTGGCCCTGAAGCTGCCTGAGACCCGGGGGCAGGTGCTGCAGTGA
- the SF3B4 gene encoding splicing factor 3B subunit 4: protein MAAGPISERNQDATVYVGGLDEKVSEPLLWELFLQAGPVVNTHMPKDRVTGQHQGYGFVEFLSEEDADYAIKIMNMIKLYGKPIRVNKASAHNKNLDVGANIFIGNLDPEIDEKLLYDTFSAFGVILQTPKIMRDPDTGNSKGYAFINFASFDASDAAIEAMNGQYLCNRPITVSYAFKKDSKGERHGSAAERLLAAQNPLSQADRPHQLFADAPPPPSAPNPVVSSLGSGLPPPGMPPPGSFPPPVPPPGALPPGIPPAMPPPPMPPGAAGHGPPSAGTPGAGHPGHGHSHPHPFPPGGMPHPGMSQMQLAHHGPHGLGHPHAGPPGSGGQPPPRPPPGMPHPGPPPMGMPPRGPPFGSPMGHPGPMPPHGMRGPPPLMPPHGYTGPPRPPPYGYQRGPLPPPRPTPRPPVPPRGPLRGPLPQ, encoded by the exons ATGGCTGCCGGGCCGATCTCCGAGCGGAACCAGG ATGCCACTGTGTACGTGGGGGGCCTGGATGAGAAAGTTAGTGAACCACTGTTGTGGGAACTGTTTCTCCAGGCTGGGCCAGTAGTCAACACCCACATGCCAAAGGATAGAGTCACTGGCCAGCACCAAG GCTATGGCTTTGTGGAATTCTTGAGTGAGGAAGATGCTGACTATGCCATTAAGATCATGAACATGATCAAACTCTATGGGAAGCCAATACGGGTGAACAAGGCATCAGCCCACAACAAAAACCTGGATGTAGGGGCCAACATTTTCATTGGGAACCTGGACCCTGAGATTGATGAGAAGTTGCTTTATGATACTTTCAGCGCCTTTGGGGTCATCTTACAAACCCCCAAGATTATGCGGGACCCTGACACAGGCAACTCCAAAGGTTATGCCTTTATTAATTTTGCTTCATTTGATGCTTCGGATGCAGCAATTGAAGCCATGAATGGGCAGTACCTCTGTAACCGCCCTATCACCGTATCTTATGCCTTCAAGAAGGACTCCAAGGGTGAGCGCCATGGCTCAGCAGCTGAACGACTTCTGGCAGCTCAGAACCCGCTCTCCCAGGCTGACCGCCCTCATCAGCTGTTTGCAGATGCACCTCCTCCACCCTCTGCCCCCAATCCTGTGGTATCATCATTGGGGTCTGGGCTTCCTCCACCAG GCATGCCTCCTCCTGGCTCCTTCCCACCCCCAGTGCCACCTCCTGGAGCCCTCCCACCTGGGATACCCCCAGCCATGCCCCCACCACCTATGCCTCCTGGAGCTGCAGGACATGGCCCCCCGTCGGCAGGAACCCCAGGGGCAGGACATCCTGGTCACGGCCACTCACACCCTCACCCATTCCCACCAGGTGGGATGCCCCATCCAG ggATGTCTCAGATGCAGCTGGCACACCATGGCCCTCATGGCTTAGGACATCCCCACGCAGGACCCCCAGGCTCTGGGGGGCAGCCACCACCCCGACCACCACCTGGAATGCCTCATCCTGGACCTCCTCCAATGGGCATGCCCCCCCGAGGGCCTCCATTCGGATCTCCCATGG GTCACCCAGGTCCTATGCCTCCGCATGGTATGCGTGGACCTCCTCCACTGATGCCCCCGCATGGATACACTGGCCCTCCACGACCCCCACCCTATGGCTACCAGCGGgggcctctccctccacccagACCCACTCCCCGGCCACCAGTTCCCCCTCGAGGCCCGCTTCGAGGCCCTCTCCCTCAGTAA